The Dioscorea cayenensis subsp. rotundata cultivar TDr96_F1 chromosome 7, TDr96_F1_v2_PseudoChromosome.rev07_lg8_w22 25.fasta, whole genome shotgun sequence genome includes a region encoding these proteins:
- the LOC120264857 gene encoding uncharacterized protein LOC120264857 isoform X3, with protein sequence MMMMMNTMPIAALAAFEEYNNASDVLGRYENWLLASTLMARKRCGRIPTPSRYLGARTFHSRRQSPSASPYYRSCYRSSSYTWKISPLEGWNEHGDTMIDIEKI encoded by the exons atgatgatgatgatgaacacaATGCCAATTGCTGCTCTTGCTGCTTTTGAAGAATATAATAATGCTTCTGATGTTCTTGGACGATATGAGAATTGGTTGCTGGCATCAACTTTAATG GCTAGGAAGAGATGTGGTCGAATACCCACTCCAAGCCGATATCTTGGTGCGAGGACCTTCCATT CTCGACGTCAGTCTCCAAGTGCTTCGCCATATTATAGAAGCTGTTACAGATCATCAAGCTATACAT gGAAAATTTCTCCATTAGAAGGGTGGAATGAACATGGAGACACAATGATCGACATTGAGAAAATATGA
- the LOC120264857 gene encoding uncharacterized protein LOC120264857 isoform X1, with the protein MKMKANCWYCIVLLVFLQVIMMMMMNTMPIAALAAFEEYNNASDVLGRYENWLLASTLMARKRCGRIPTPSRYLGARTFHSRRQSPSASPYYRSCYRSSSYTWKISPLEGWNEHGDTMIDIEKI; encoded by the exons ATGAAGATGAAAGCTAATTGTTGGTACTGCATAGTTTTGCTTGTTTTTCTGCAggtgataatgatgatgatgatgaacacaATGCCAATTGCTGCTCTTGCTGCTTTTGAAGAATATAATAATGCTTCTGATGTTCTTGGACGATATGAGAATTGGTTGCTGGCATCAACTTTAATG GCTAGGAAGAGATGTGGTCGAATACCCACTCCAAGCCGATATCTTGGTGCGAGGACCTTCCATT CTCGACGTCAGTCTCCAAGTGCTTCGCCATATTATAGAAGCTGTTACAGATCATCAAGCTATACAT gGAAAATTTCTCCATTAGAAGGGTGGAATGAACATGGAGACACAATGATCGACATTGAGAAAATATGA
- the LOC120264857 gene encoding uncharacterized protein LOC120264857 isoform X2 — protein MILIAVLLVFLQVIMMMMMNTMPIAALAAFEEYNNASDVLGRYENWLLASTLMARKRCGRIPTPSRYLGARTFHSRRQSPSASPYYRSCYRSSSYTWKISPLEGWNEHGDTMIDIEKI, from the exons ATGATTCTAATAGCAG TTTTGCTTGTTTTTCTGCAggtgataatgatgatgatgatgaacacaATGCCAATTGCTGCTCTTGCTGCTTTTGAAGAATATAATAATGCTTCTGATGTTCTTGGACGATATGAGAATTGGTTGCTGGCATCAACTTTAATG GCTAGGAAGAGATGTGGTCGAATACCCACTCCAAGCCGATATCTTGGTGCGAGGACCTTCCATT CTCGACGTCAGTCTCCAAGTGCTTCGCCATATTATAGAAGCTGTTACAGATCATCAAGCTATACAT gGAAAATTTCTCCATTAGAAGGGTGGAATGAACATGGAGACACAATGATCGACATTGAGAAAATATGA
- the LOC120264857 gene encoding uncharacterized protein LOC120264857 isoform X4: MLGYFNINGILMEEPMSVVFQVGANGVGLLDPGSEANNLKRVPKLISPFSLLMSYTRGEQRQQMCVLASIKSYY; encoded by the exons ATGTTAGGTTATTTCAACATCAATGGCATTCTCATGGAGGAG CCCATGTCAGTTGTTTTCCAAGTTGGAGCAAATGGGGTTGGGTTGCTGGATCCTGGTTCAGAAGCAAATAAT TTGAAAAGGGTGCCGAAGTTGATCTCCCCTTTTAGCTTGCTCATGAGTTATACTCGCGGCGAGCAGCGTCAACAAATGTGTGTGCTTGCTTCAATCAAAA GCTATTATTGA